A section of the Osmia lignaria lignaria isolate PbOS001 chromosome 16, iyOsmLign1, whole genome shotgun sequence genome encodes:
- the Acat1 gene encoding acetyl-CoA acetyltransferase 1 isoform X1, with amino-acid sequence MGNVCQAYLGQAPARQATLFAGLPKSTICTTVNKVCASGMKSIMLASQSLQCGHQEIVLAGGMESMSNVPFYLQRGETKYGGMKLEDGIVFDGLTDVYNKCHMGNCAENTAKKYNISRDEQDEYAINSYKRSTASYENKIFQDELVPVNVPQKKGKPDLIFNEDEEYKKVHFAKFSKLNTVFQKENGTVTAGNASTLNDGAAALVLTTTNVAQKMNLKPLARIVAFQDAATDPIDFPIAPYFAIPKLLEAAGINKNDVALWEINEAFSVVVVANQKLLDLDPNKVNVHGGAVSLGHPIGMSGARIVVHLVHALKAGQKGVASICNGGGGASSILIEKLWHPISSPPTLTLYTKHPCPLCDILKDQLRLLFSNRYQLQEIDITSPGNERFLNLYKYEIPVLFLEGQYLCKHRLDAELLERRLHDLI; translated from the exons ATGGGAAATGTTTGTCAAGCTTACTTGGGACAAGCACCAGCAAGACAAGCTACATTATTTGCag gCCTGCCTAAATCAACTATATGTACAACAGTTAATAAAGTATGTGCAAGTGGAATGAAAAGCATTATGCTTGCTTCTCAATCATTGCAATGTGGACATCAAGAGATAGTACTTGCTGGTGGTATGGAATCCATGTCTAATGTACCATTTTATCTTCAGAGGGGAGAAACTAAGTATGGTGGAATGAAACTTGAG GATGGTATTGTATTTGATGGTTTAACTGATGTTTATAACAAATGCCATATGGGTAATTGTGCAGAAAATACTGCAAAAAAGTATAATATTTCCCGAGATGAACAAGATGAATACGCTATCAATAGCTATAAACGTAGTACTGCATCGTATGAGAATAAAATATTCCAAGATGAACTTGTTCCTGTTAATGTGCCTCAGAAAAAGGGCAAACCTGATCTAATATTTAATGAGGatgaagaatataaaaaagtaCACTTTGCTAAGTTTAGTAAATTGAATACAGTTTTCCAG AAAGAAAATGGTACAGTGACTGCTGGCAATGCATCAACCTTAAACGATGGGGCTGCTGCATTAGTTTTAACTACCACAAATGTTGCTCAGAAAATGAATCTGAAACCCTTAGCACGAATTGTTGCATTTCAAGATGCTGCGACCGATCCTATCGATTTTCCGATTGCACCATATTTTGCTATTCCTAAA tTACTCGAAGCTGCTGGAATTAATAAGAATGATGTAGCCCTCTGGGAAATTAACGAAGCTTTCAGTGTAGTTGTAGTTGCAAATCAAAAACTTCTGGATCTTGATCCTAATAAAGTAAACGTTCACGGTGGTGCTGTATCTCTTGGCCATCCTATTGG TATGTCGGGAGCCCGCATCGTGGTACATTTAGTACATGCTCTAAAGGCTGGCCAGAAAGGTGTTGCATCTATTTGCAATGGAGGCGGTGGAGcttcttcaattttaattgaaaagtt GTGGCACCCAATATCTTCTCCACCGACATTAACATTATACACGAAACATCCTTGTCCGCTTTGTGATATTTTAAAAGATCAGCTAAGATTACTTTTTTCTAATCGTTATCAATTACAAGAAATTGATATTACATCGCCAGGGAATGAACGATTTCTTAACTTGTATAAATACGAAATTCCAGTTCTCTTTCTGGAAGGTCAATATCTTTGTAAGCATCGGTTGGATGCGGAGCTATTAGAAAGGCGATTGCatgatttaatttaa
- the Acat1 gene encoding acetyl-CoA acetyltransferase 1 isoform X2: MLSLKHLSKIHLISLRSYSSEVKLNDVVIVSAARTPMGSFCGGLSSLSAPKLGALAIQAAIERAKVSKEQVTEVYMGNVCQAYLGQAPARQATLFAGLPKSTICTTVNKVCASGMKSIMLASQSLQCGHQEIVLAGGMESMSNVPFYLQRGETKYGGMKLEDGIVFDGLTDVYNKCHMGNCAENTAKKYNISRDEQDEYAINSYKRSTASYENKIFQDELVPVNVPQKKGKPDLIFNEDEEYKKVHFAKFSKLNTVFQKENGTVTAGNASTLNDGAAALVLTTTNVAQKMNLKPLARIVAFQDAATDPIDFPIAPYFAIPKLLEAAGINKNDVALWEINEAFSVVVVANQKLLDLDPNKVNVHGGAVSLGHPIGMSGARIVVHLVHALKAGQKGVASICNGGGGASSILIEKL, encoded by the exons TCTAAAACACCTAAGCAAA atccaTTTGATCAGTTTACGATCATATAGCTCTGAGGTAAAAttaaatgatgttgttatagTTAGCGCAGCTAGAACACCCATGGGATCATTCTGTGGAGGTTTATCAAGTTTATCTGCACCAAAACTTGGAGCTTTGGCTATACAA GCTGCAATTGAACGTGCAAAAGTTTCCAAAGAGCAAGTTACAGAAGTGTATATGGGAAATGTTTGTCAAGCTTACTTGGGACAAGCACCAGCAAGACAAGCTACATTATTTGCag gCCTGCCTAAATCAACTATATGTACAACAGTTAATAAAGTATGTGCAAGTGGAATGAAAAGCATTATGCTTGCTTCTCAATCATTGCAATGTGGACATCAAGAGATAGTACTTGCTGGTGGTATGGAATCCATGTCTAATGTACCATTTTATCTTCAGAGGGGAGAAACTAAGTATGGTGGAATGAAACTTGAG GATGGTATTGTATTTGATGGTTTAACTGATGTTTATAACAAATGCCATATGGGTAATTGTGCAGAAAATACTGCAAAAAAGTATAATATTTCCCGAGATGAACAAGATGAATACGCTATCAATAGCTATAAACGTAGTACTGCATCGTATGAGAATAAAATATTCCAAGATGAACTTGTTCCTGTTAATGTGCCTCAGAAAAAGGGCAAACCTGATCTAATATTTAATGAGGatgaagaatataaaaaagtaCACTTTGCTAAGTTTAGTAAATTGAATACAGTTTTCCAG AAAGAAAATGGTACAGTGACTGCTGGCAATGCATCAACCTTAAACGATGGGGCTGCTGCATTAGTTTTAACTACCACAAATGTTGCTCAGAAAATGAATCTGAAACCCTTAGCACGAATTGTTGCATTTCAAGATGCTGCGACCGATCCTATCGATTTTCCGATTGCACCATATTTTGCTATTCCTAAA tTACTCGAAGCTGCTGGAATTAATAAGAATGATGTAGCCCTCTGGGAAATTAACGAAGCTTTCAGTGTAGTTGTAGTTGCAAATCAAAAACTTCTGGATCTTGATCCTAATAAAGTAAACGTTCACGGTGGTGCTGTATCTCTTGGCCATCCTATTGG TATGTCGGGAGCCCGCATCGTGGTACATTTAGTACATGCTCTAAAGGCTGGCCAGAAAGGTGTTGCATCTATTTGCAATGGAGGCGGTGGAGcttcttcaattttaattgaaaagttgTAA